The Vicia villosa cultivar HV-30 ecotype Madison, WI linkage group LG1, Vvil1.0, whole genome shotgun sequence genome includes a region encoding these proteins:
- the LOC131641271 gene encoding uncharacterized protein LOC131641271 isoform X2 — protein sequence MQVEFALQRDRQNMGRRYVEVFRCKKQDYYNAVAGEISYEGIYDNDYQGSPPPSRVKRFSDKDQMEYTEILKMRGLPFNVTKSQIIEFFKDYKLIEDRVHIACRPDGKATGEAYVEFVSPDEAKKAMFKDKMTIGSRYVELFPSTPDEARRAESRSRQ from the coding sequence ATGCAGGTTGAGTTTGCTTTACAGCGGGATCGACAGAACATGGGTCGCCGATACGTGGAAGTCTTCAGGTGTAAGAAGCAAGATTATTACAATGCTGTTGCTGGTGAGATCAGTTACGAAGGAATATACGACAATGATTACCAAGGAAGCCCTCCTCCATCTCGGGTCAAGAGGTTCAGTGATAAAGACCAAATGGAATACACTGAGATATTAAAGATGCGTGGACTTCCATTCAATGTCACGAAATCTCAAATTATTGAGTTTTTTAAAGATTACAAACTGATAGAAGATAGGGTGCACATTGCATGTCGCCCAGATGGTAAAGCTACTGGAGAGGCATATGTAGAGTTTGTTTCGccagatgaggctaagaaagcaatGTTCAAGGATAAAATGACCATTGGATCAAGGTATGTAGAACTGTTTCCTTCTACACCAGATGAAGCTAGACGGGCCGAGTCAAGATCAAGGCAGTAA
- the LOC131641264 gene encoding probable serine/threonine-protein kinase PIX13, with translation MGLCSSFLSSTSTPPQPSSSFNRPLSSGSTSTVGFSATTSSIGRSQISEIASGSIDSVTVTEGSLPVPSSPNGQILERPNLKVFSYGDMKSATKNFKPDTLLGEGGFGKVYKGWLDEKTLTPAKAGSGMIVAIKKLNSESTQGFQEWQSEVNFLGRLSHPNLVKLLGYCWDDEELLLVYEFMPKGSLENHLFRRNPNIEPLSWNTRIKIAIGAARGLAFLHESEKQVIYRDFKASNILLDGSYNAKISDFGLAKLGPSSGQSHVTTRVMGTYGYAAPEYIATGHLYVKSDVYGFGVVLLEILTAMRAMDTKRPSGQQNLVEWVKPFLSNKKKLKGIMDARIEGQYSQKAAIQAAALSLKCLEGDPKQRPSMKDVLESLEAIEAIQVKSKETKKNSSHQPPVHQAARHQRVVRV, from the exons ATGGGTCTCTGTTCTTCCTTTCTCTCTTCCACCTCTACACCTCCCCAACCATCTTCTTCCTTCAACAGACCTCTTTCCTCAG GTTCAACAAGCACTGTTGGATTCTCTGCAACAACAAGCAGTATTGGAAGGAGTCAAATCTCCGAAATAGCAAGTGGAAGCATTGATAGTGTTACTGTGACTGAAGGATCTCTTCCTGTTCCTTCTTCACCAAATGGTCAAATTCTTGAAAGGCCAAATTTGAAGGTTTTTAGCTATGGTGATATGAAATCTGCTACGAAAAATTTCAAACCAGATACATTACTTGGTGAAGGTGGTTTTGGAAAAGTTTATAAAGGTTGGTTGGATGAGAAAACTCTTACTCCTGCTAAAGCTGGTTCTGGAATGATTGTtgctataaaaaaattgaattctgAAAGTACTCAAGGGTTTCAAGAATGGCAG TCAGAAGTCAACTTTTTGGGAAGGCTTTCACACCCAAACTTGGTGAAGCTATTGGGTTATTGTTGGGATGATGAAGAGCTTCTTCTTGTGTATGAGTTCATGCCAAAAGGAAGTTTGGAGAATCATCTCTTCAGAA GAAATCCTAACATTGAACCACTTTCTTGGAATACAAGAATCAAAATAGCTATTGGTGCAGCTAGGGGTTTAGCTTTCTTGCATGAGTCTGAAAAGCAAGTCATATACCGAGATTTTAAAGCCTCGAATATACTCCTTGATGGG AGTTATAATGCGAAAATTTCAGATTTTGGATTAGCTAAATTGGGACCTTCTAGTGGACAATCACATGTAACTACAAGAGTCATGGGCACATATGGTTATGCTGCCCCAGAATACATTGCAACAG GGCACTTGTATGTGAAGAGTGACGTATATGGTTTCGGTGTCGTGCTATTAGAAATCCTAACAGCCATGAGAGCAATGGACACAAAAAGACCATCAGGGCAACAAAACCTAGTTGAATGGGTGAAACCTTTTCTCTCAAACAAGAAAAAACTAAAAGGCATAATGGATGCTAGAATAGAAGGACAATACTCACAAAAAGCAGCAATACAAGCAGCAGCACTTTCTCTAAAATGCCTAGAAGGTGACCCTAAACAACGTCCTTCTATGAAAGATGTACTTGAGTCATTGGAAGCTATTGAAGCCATTCAAGTCAAATCCAAGGAAACCAAGAAAAACAGTTCTCATCAACCACCAGTTCATCAAGCTGCTAGGCACCAGAGAGTTGTAAgagtatag
- the LOC131641271 gene encoding uncharacterized protein LOC131641271 isoform X1: protein MYGPRGAMLGSGGVSDGYEVGSKRQRMMESNPYFAVSSGAGSFQPYGYAGGFQPLPPFPVVRLRGLPFNCTDIDILKFFAGLTIVDVLLVNKNGRFSGEAFVVFAGAMQVEFALQRDRQNMGRRYVEVFRCKKQDYYNAVAGEISYEGIYDNDYQGSPPPSRVKRFSDKDQMEYTEILKMRGLPFNVTKSQIIEFFKDYKLIEDRVHIACRPDGKATGEAYVEFVSPDEAKKAMFKDKMTIGSRYVELFPSTPDEARRAESRSRQ from the exons ATGTACGGGCCCAGGGG GGCAATGTTGGGAAGCGGGGGGGTTTCGGACGGGTACGAGGTTGGCTCAAAGAGACAAAGAATGATGGAATCCAATCCATACTTCGCAGTGAGCAGCGGAGCAGGCAGCTTTCAACCTTATGGATATGCTGGTGGCTTCCAGCCGCTTCCTCCTTTTCCTGTGGTTCGTCTCAGGGGGCTTCCGTTTAACTGCACAGACATTGACATTTTGAAGTTCTTTGCTGGACTGACCATAGTCGATGTGCTGCTGGTCAACAAGAATGGACGATTCTCCGGGGAGGCCTTTGTAGTCTTTGCAGGAGCAATGCAGGTTGAGTTTGCTTTACAGCGGGATCGACAGAACATGGGTCGCCGATACGTGGAAGTCTTCAGGTGTAAGAAGCAAGATTATTACAATGCTGTTGCTGGTGAGATCAGTTACGAAGGAATATACGACAATGATTACCAAGGAAGCCCTCCTCCATCTCGGGTCAAGAGGTTCAGTGATAAAGACCAAATGGAATACACTGAGATATTAAAGATGCGTGGACTTCCATTCAATGTCACGAAATCTCAAATTATTGAGTTTTTTAAAGATTACAAACTGATAGAAGATAGGGTGCACATTGCATGTCGCCCAGATGGTAAAGCTACTGGAGAGGCATATGTAGAGTTTGTTTCGccagatgaggctaagaaagcaatGTTCAAGGATAAAATGACCATTGGATCAAGGTATGTAGAACTGTTTCCTTCTACACCAGATGAAGCTAGACGGGCCGAGTCAAGATCAAGGCAGTAA